In Pseudomonas sp. R76, one genomic interval encodes:
- a CDS encoding hydrolase, producing the protein MTPDSDLFKPAFGLGNPHLQTLWGPLWRPTTHIERQRERLWLDDGDFLDLDWHGPHDAQAPLVLVLHGLTGSSNSPYVAGLQKALAAQGWASAALNWRGCSGEPNLLARSYHSGASEDLAAAIAHLRAKRPLAPLYAVGYSLGGNVLLKHLGETGAASGLQGAAAVSVPFRLDQCADRIGLGFSRVYQKHFMREMLAYIRVKQSRFLLDGRADGLKTLESLGSLDKMRTFWDFDGRVTAPLHGFLSAEDYYRRASSRYYLGDIRTPTLIIHAADDPFVFAHSLPEASELSDCTEFELLAKGGHVGFVDGSLRRPSYYLERRIPQWLLTQHG; encoded by the coding sequence ATGACACCTGACTCAGACCTCTTCAAACCCGCCTTCGGCCTCGGCAACCCCCACTTGCAAACACTGTGGGGGCCATTGTGGCGCCCAACCACCCATATCGAACGCCAACGCGAACGCCTGTGGCTGGACGACGGTGACTTCCTCGACCTTGACTGGCACGGCCCCCATGACGCGCAAGCGCCGCTGGTGCTGGTGCTGCACGGATTGACGGGCTCTTCGAATTCCCCCTACGTGGCCGGCCTGCAAAAAGCCCTCGCCGCTCAAGGCTGGGCCAGCGCAGCCTTGAACTGGCGCGGCTGCTCGGGCGAACCGAACCTGCTGGCGCGCAGTTACCACTCGGGCGCCAGCGAAGACCTGGCGGCGGCGATTGCCCATCTGCGTGCCAAGCGGCCGTTGGCGCCGTTGTATGCCGTGGGTTATTCGCTGGGTGGCAACGTGCTGCTCAAGCACTTGGGGGAAACCGGCGCGGCCTCCGGGCTGCAAGGCGCAGCGGCGGTGTCGGTGCCGTTCCGGCTGGACCAATGTGCCGACCGCATCGGCCTGGGGTTTTCGCGGGTTTATCAAAAGCACTTCATGCGCGAGATGCTGGCGTATATCCGCGTCAAGCAAAGCCGCTTTTTGCTGGACGGTCGTGCGGACGGGCTGAAAACCCTGGAGTCACTGGGTTCTCTGGACAAGATGCGCACGTTCTGGGATTTCGACGGGCGGGTGACGGCGCCGCTGCACGGTTTCCTCAGCGCCGAGGACTATTACCGTCGTGCGTCGAGCCGGTATTACTTGGGTGACATTCGCACACCCACGCTGATCATCCACGCCGCCGATGACCCGTTTGTGTTCGCCCACAGCCTGCCGGAGGCCAGCGAACTGTCGGACTGCACCGAGTTTGAACTGCTGGCCAAGGGTGGGCATGTGGGGTTTGTCGATGGTTCTCTCAGGCGCCCGAGCTACTACCTCGAACGCCGAATCCCACAATGGCTACTGACACAACACGGTTAA
- a CDS encoding coniferyl aldehyde dehydrogenase, with the protein MSATIAYLQDSQALDHLQDLFDAQRRAYAANPMPPAAQRQQWLKALRDVLSDERQALINAISQDFSHRSADETLFAELMPSLHGIHYASKHLKGWMKPSRRAVGIAFQPASAKVIYQPLGVVGVIVPWNYPLYLAIGPLVGALAAGNRVMLKLSESTPATGELLKTLLAKIFPEDLVCVVLGEAEVGMAFSKLRFDHLLFTGATSIGKHVMRAAAEHLTPVTLELGGKSPAIVSADVPLKDAAERIAFGKCLNAGQTCVAPDYVLVPEDRVEGFVEAYSKAVRGFYPTLADNPDYTAIINERQQARLNAYVKDATDKGATLIPLYDRGQARRMAHSLLLNVSDEMTVMQDEIFGPVLPIVPYRGIDQAFAYINQRPRPLALYYFGYNKSEQNRVLHETHSGGVCLNDTLLHVAQDDMPFGGIGPSGMGHYHGHEGFLTFSKAKGVLVKQRLNAAKLIYPPYGKSIQKLIQKLFVR; encoded by the coding sequence ATGTCTGCCACCATTGCCTACCTGCAAGATTCCCAGGCGCTGGATCACCTCCAGGACCTGTTCGACGCCCAACGCCGCGCCTATGCCGCCAACCCGATGCCACCGGCGGCGCAGCGCCAGCAATGGCTCAAGGCCTTGCGCGATGTGCTCAGCGACGAACGCCAGGCCCTGATCAACGCGATCAGCCAGGACTTCAGCCACCGCAGCGCAGACGAAACCCTGTTCGCCGAACTGATGCCCAGCCTGCATGGCATTCACTACGCCAGCAAACACCTCAAAGGCTGGATGAAACCTTCCCGTCGCGCCGTAGGCATTGCCTTCCAGCCGGCGTCGGCCAAAGTCATCTATCAACCACTGGGCGTGGTCGGGGTGATCGTGCCGTGGAACTACCCGTTATATTTGGCCATTGGCCCTTTGGTCGGTGCGTTGGCGGCCGGCAACCGGGTGATGCTCAAGCTCAGCGAGTCCACGCCCGCCACGGGTGAATTGCTCAAGACACTCTTGGCGAAAATCTTCCCCGAAGACCTGGTGTGCGTGGTGCTGGGTGAAGCCGAAGTGGGCATGGCGTTTTCCAAGTTGCGCTTCGATCACTTGCTGTTTACCGGCGCCACCAGCATCGGCAAGCACGTAATGCGTGCGGCGGCCGAACATCTCACGCCGGTAACGCTGGAGCTGGGCGGCAAATCACCGGCCATCGTTTCCGCCGACGTACCGCTCAAGGACGCCGCGGAACGCATCGCCTTCGGCAAATGCCTGAATGCCGGGCAAACCTGCGTGGCACCGGACTACGTGCTGGTGCCCGAAGATCGCGTTGAAGGCTTCGTCGAGGCCTACAGCAAGGCGGTTCGCGGGTTCTATCCGACTCTGGCCGACAACCCGGACTACACCGCCATCATCAACGAGCGGCAACAGGCCCGGCTGAATGCCTACGTCAAAGACGCCACCGACAAAGGCGCCACTCTGATTCCGCTGTATGACAGAGGCCAGGCACGGCGCATGGCCCACAGCCTGCTGCTCAATGTCAGCGATGAAATGACCGTGATGCAGGACGAAATCTTCGGCCCGGTGCTGCCGATCGTGCCGTATCGCGGCATCGATCAGGCCTTTGCCTATATCAACCAACGCCCTCGCCCACTGGCCCTGTATTACTTCGGCTACAACAAGAGCGAGCAAAACCGCGTACTCCACGAAACCCACTCCGGCGGCGTGTGCCTGAATGACACCCTGCTGCACGTGGCCCAGGACGATATGCCCTTCGGCGGCATCGGCCCTTCGGGCATGGGCCACTATCACGGCCACGAAGGCTTCCTCACGTTCAGCAAGGCCAAGGGCGTGCTGGTGAAACAGCGCCTGAACGCGGCGAAGTTGATCTACCCGCCCTATGGCAAATCGATCCAGAAGTTGATTCAAAAGTTGTTTGTTCGCTGA
- a CDS encoding TetR/AcrR family transcriptional regulator: MAPRVKTSERIVQTSLELFNQQGERSVSTNHIAAHMEISPGNLYYHFPNKQAIIAVLFREYEALVDTFLRPPQGRAVTVEDKRFYLQAVLAGMWRYRFLHRDLEHLLESDPELATGYRRFSQRCLTQGNAIYQGFVDAGILTMDPVQTEALTLNAWIILTSWVRFLCTTNENSTHLSAEAIKRGVYQVLVLEARFVTPQAKDAVDALFKEFYVPLNQALEEVK, encoded by the coding sequence ATGGCACCACGAGTAAAGACCAGCGAGCGCATTGTGCAAACCAGCCTGGAGCTTTTTAACCAGCAGGGCGAGCGCAGTGTCAGCACCAACCACATTGCCGCCCATATGGAAATTTCCCCGGGCAACTTGTACTACCACTTCCCCAATAAGCAGGCGATCATCGCCGTGCTGTTTCGCGAATATGAAGCCCTGGTGGACACTTTCCTGCGTCCGCCCCAAGGCCGCGCCGTCACCGTCGAAGACAAACGTTTCTACCTGCAGGCCGTACTGGCCGGCATGTGGCGCTACCGCTTCCTGCACCGCGACCTCGAACACCTGCTGGAAAGCGACCCGGAACTGGCCACCGGCTACCGGCGTTTTTCCCAGCGCTGCCTGACCCAGGGCAACGCCATTTACCAAGGGTTTGTCGACGCGGGCATCCTCACGATGGACCCGGTGCAAACCGAAGCCCTGACGCTCAATGCCTGGATCATCCTCACCTCGTGGGTGCGTTTCCTGTGCACCACCAATGAAAACTCCACCCACTTGAGTGCCGAGGCGATCAAGCGCGGGGTGTATCAGGTGCTGGTGCTGGAGGCAAGGTTTGTCACGCCGCAGGCGAAAGACGCGGTGGATGCCCTGTTCAAAGAGTTTTACGTGCCGTTGAACCAGGCACTGGAAGAAGTGAAGTAG
- a CDS encoding twin-arginine translocation pathway signal protein has product MNPSLTETPELSRRGVLKIGLCASAFLATAGLGASLSGCSSSTPASGFAMLRSSDLPFLRAVIPVLLEGAASAQDVVAGIEDTLKKLDYSLQHLSPEMFKLTKQLFDVLGMGITRGPLTGIWGSWENASSDQIRNFLHRWENSYLNLLRMGQGSLLKLVIMAWYFRPQSWAHCGYPGPPKI; this is encoded by the coding sequence ATGAACCCCAGCCTGACTGAAACACCCGAATTGTCGCGGCGCGGCGTCCTCAAAATCGGCCTGTGCGCCAGCGCCTTCCTGGCCACTGCCGGGCTGGGCGCCAGCCTCAGCGGCTGCTCCAGCAGCACCCCGGCCAGCGGCTTTGCGATGCTGCGCAGCAGTGACTTGCCGTTCCTGCGCGCGGTGATCCCGGTGCTGCTCGAAGGCGCGGCCAGCGCCCAGGACGTGGTCGCCGGCATTGAAGACACCCTGAAAAAGCTCGATTACAGCCTGCAGCACCTGTCGCCGGAGATGTTCAAGCTCACCAAGCAACTGTTCGATGTGCTCGGCATGGGGATTACGCGCGGGCCGTTGACCGGCATCTGGGGCAGTTGGGAAAACGCCAGCAGCGATCAGATCCGCAATTTCCTGCACCGCTGGGAAAACAGTTACCTGAACCTGCTGCGCATGGGCCAGGGCTCGCTGCTTAAGCTGGTGATCATGGCCTGGTACTTCCGGCCGCAGTCCTGGGCGCATTGCGGCTACCCCGGCCCGCCGAAGATTTAG
- a CDS encoding sulfurtransferase encodes MPLAQLISPQQLAERQKAGRLVILDCRFALEDPDYGLCSYAEGHIEGAQYADLERHLSGPVTKGVTGRHPLPDADTFIAQLRAWGIDADTDIVLYDDGPGAYAARAWWLLAWLGKRDGVFILDGGLKAWHAAGFPLSLDAPVVEPGTFAGSPDNHLVLDAEHLQKRLGEPGMTLIDARAQPRFRGDVEPIDPIAGHIPGAQCAAFNENLGSDGRFLPAEQLKQRFAAQLQGRSPDELVAYCGSGVTACHNLFALSLAGYPLGKLYAGSWSEWITDPARQIATGD; translated from the coding sequence ATGCCGCTTGCCCAACTGATCAGCCCCCAGCAACTCGCCGAGCGCCAGAAGGCCGGCAGGTTGGTGATCCTGGATTGCCGCTTTGCCCTCGAAGACCCGGACTACGGGCTTTGCAGCTATGCCGAAGGGCATATCGAAGGCGCGCAGTACGCTGACCTGGAACGCCACCTCAGCGGCCCGGTGACCAAAGGCGTGACTGGCCGACACCCATTGCCTGATGCGGACACGTTCATTGCGCAGCTGCGAGCCTGGGGCATCGATGCCGACACCGACATCGTGCTGTATGACGACGGCCCTGGCGCCTATGCCGCCCGCGCGTGGTGGTTGCTGGCCTGGCTGGGCAAACGTGATGGCGTGTTTATTCTGGACGGTGGCCTCAAGGCCTGGCACGCCGCCGGTTTCCCGCTGAGCCTGGACGCGCCAGTGGTTGAGCCGGGGACGTTTGCCGGTTCGCCGGACAATCACTTGGTGCTGGACGCCGAACATCTGCAAAAACGCCTGGGCGAACCGGGCATGACCTTGATCGACGCTCGCGCCCAGCCGCGTTTCCGGGGTGACGTGGAGCCCATCGACCCGATTGCCGGGCATATTCCCGGCGCGCAATGTGCGGCGTTTAACGAAAACCTCGGCAGTGATGGCCGCTTCCTGCCGGCTGAGCAGCTCAAACAGCGTTTCGCCGCGCAGCTGCAGGGCCGTTCGCCGGATGAGCTGGTGGCGTATTGCGGTTCGGGGGTGACGGCGTGCCATAACCTGTTTGCCCTGAGCCTGGCGGGTTACCCGCTGGGTAAGCTGTATGCGGGGTCGTGGAGCGAGTGGATTACCGATCCGGCGCGGCAAATCGCAACCGGCGACTAA